In Paenibacillus sp. 1781tsa1, one DNA window encodes the following:
- a CDS encoding sulfate ABC transporter substrate-binding protein: protein MKKRIHKGILVGLALVLTGVLAACGSDSGGSSAAGTSGGAEGGKEGTKAIELLNVSYDPTRELYEQYNKAFAAHWLKEKGQEVTIKQSHGGSGKQSRSVIDGLDADVVTLALGYDIDAIEDKGLINEGWQDKYEHNSSPYTSTIVFLVRKGNPKGIKDWDDLIKGDTQVITPNPKTSGGARWNYLAAWGYALKHNNNDEEKAKAFVGELFKHAPVLDSGARGSTTTFVERGIGDVLLAWENEAFLSVKELGPDKFDIVVPSVSILAEPPVAIVDKNADKKGSRDVADAYLKYLYSEEGQTIAAENYYRPTLDSVKEKFKDQFPALELFTLNDVFGTWRDTQAKHFNDGGIFDQIYVPGS from the coding sequence ATGAAAAAGAGAATTCACAAGGGTATTCTGGTTGGTCTGGCACTGGTGTTAACAGGGGTACTGGCAGCATGCGGGTCGGATAGCGGCGGGTCCAGTGCAGCAGGAACATCGGGGGGAGCGGAAGGTGGCAAGGAAGGGACTAAGGCTATCGAACTGCTGAATGTTTCCTATGATCCAACACGGGAACTCTATGAACAATATAACAAAGCGTTTGCGGCGCATTGGTTGAAAGAGAAAGGCCAAGAAGTGACCATCAAGCAATCCCACGGGGGATCGGGTAAACAGAGCCGTTCTGTTATTGACGGACTGGATGCGGACGTGGTGACACTGGCATTGGGATACGATATTGATGCGATTGAAGATAAAGGTCTGATTAATGAAGGTTGGCAGGACAAATACGAGCATAACAGCTCTCCGTATACCTCTACAATTGTATTTCTTGTACGTAAAGGCAATCCAAAAGGCATCAAGGACTGGGATGATCTGATCAAAGGCGATACCCAAGTCATCACACCGAATCCCAAAACGTCCGGCGGGGCACGTTGGAACTATCTGGCGGCATGGGGATATGCCCTTAAGCATAATAACAATGATGAAGAGAAGGCGAAGGCTTTCGTTGGAGAATTGTTCAAACATGCGCCTGTACTGGATTCGGGTGCTCGCGGGTCTACGACGACGTTTGTGGAACGTGGTATTGGTGACGTGCTGCTTGCCTGGGAGAATGAAGCCTTCTTATCGGTAAAAGAGCTGGGTCCGGACAAATTCGACATTGTCGTGCCTTCGGTTAGTATCTTGGCTGAACCACCCGTTGCGATTGTGGACAAAAATGCAGACAAAAAAGGAAGCCGCGACGTAGCGGATGCCTATCTGAAATATTTGTATAGTGAAGAGGGGCAGACGATTGCTGCTGAAAATTATTACCGCCCAACGCTGGACAGCGTGAAGGAAAAATTCAAGGATCAGTTCCCGGCGCTTGAACTGTTTACGTTGAACGATGTATTCGGCACATGGCGAGATACTCAAGCCAAACATTTTAATGACGGTGGTATCTTCGACCAGATCTATGTTCCAGGCAGCTAA
- the cysT gene encoding sulfate ABC transporter permease subunit CysT, giving the protein MSKVVVARRRTLPGFGLTMGYSVLYLSLVVLIPLAALLFNSTGLTWATMIEVATNPRVLASFQVSFLTAGAAALIDLVLGLLLAWVLVRYEFPGKRLFDAVIDLPFALPTAVAGVALTAIYAGNGWIGQFVEPLGIKLAYSQAGITLALMFIGIPFVVRTVQPVLEELEAEVEEAAATLGAGRWRIFRTILLPDLIPPLLTGFALAFARGIGEYGSVVFISGNMPMKTEIAPLLIMAKLEQFDYAGATAVALLLLLVSFILLLIINSLQRWSRKAGRA; this is encoded by the coding sequence ATGAGCAAGGTGGTGGTGGCGAGGAGACGCACATTGCCGGGATTTGGATTAACGATGGGTTACAGTGTGCTCTACCTGAGCCTGGTTGTACTTATTCCACTGGCAGCGCTGTTGTTTAACTCAACAGGGCTGACATGGGCAACCATGATTGAGGTTGCGACCAATCCCAGGGTGTTGGCTTCCTTCCAAGTTAGCTTTCTGACCGCAGGTGCAGCGGCCCTGATCGATCTCGTGCTGGGATTACTCCTGGCATGGGTGCTTGTTCGGTATGAATTTCCTGGCAAACGGCTCTTCGATGCGGTTATTGATCTGCCTTTTGCCTTGCCAACGGCGGTAGCGGGGGTTGCCCTCACGGCGATCTATGCCGGCAATGGCTGGATTGGACAGTTTGTAGAGCCTTTGGGTATTAAGCTCGCCTATTCACAGGCCGGGATTACGCTGGCGCTGATGTTTATCGGTATTCCATTCGTGGTTCGTACGGTGCAACCGGTATTGGAGGAGCTGGAGGCAGAGGTGGAAGAAGCGGCGGCTACACTTGGAGCAGGAAGATGGCGGATATTCCGTACGATTCTGCTGCCGGATCTGATCCCCCCGTTATTAACGGGGTTTGCTCTGGCATTTGCCCGGGGCATTGGTGAATATGGTTCCGTTGTATTTATTTCAGGTAATATGCCGATGAAAACGGAGATCGCCCCCTTGCTGATCATGGCCAAGCTGGAGCAGTTCGATTATGCAGGTGCTACAGCTGTAGCTTTGCTGCTGCTTCTGGTTTCTTTCATCCTGCTGCTGATCATTAATTCCTTGCAACGCTGGAGTCGGAAGGCGGGCAGGGCATGA
- the cysW gene encoding sulfate ABC transporter permease subunit CysW translates to MAGSVPLSPVPPVKTGRGTNRATTEAPWVKWLLIGLASLVLLWLLILPLVIVLMEALKQGWGVYIAALTEPDAMSALKLTLLVAAITVPLNTIFGVAAAWVITKFQFKGKGLMITLIDLPFSISPVVGGLIFVLVFGSNGWFGPWLSEHDIKIIFALPGIVIATLFITFPFVARELIPLMEDQGIREEEAAVTLGASGWRIFWSVTLPNIKWGLLYGIILCNARAMGEFGAVSVVSGHIRGETNTLPLHVEILYNEYQFSASFAVASLLLILALATLLLKSWLGHKAISEK, encoded by the coding sequence ATGGCGGGTTCCGTTCCACTGAGCCCCGTTCCACCCGTTAAGACTGGCCGTGGAACGAACCGTGCAACAACGGAAGCTCCATGGGTCAAATGGTTATTGATTGGACTTGCAAGTCTGGTGTTATTGTGGCTGCTTATTCTGCCGCTGGTGATCGTGCTCATGGAAGCTCTGAAACAGGGCTGGGGGGTGTACATCGCCGCTCTTACCGAGCCGGATGCCATGTCTGCACTGAAACTCACGTTATTGGTTGCGGCGATTACCGTGCCGCTGAATACCATATTTGGTGTGGCCGCTGCATGGGTCATTACCAAGTTTCAGTTCAAAGGCAAGGGACTCATGATTACCCTGATTGATCTTCCCTTTTCGATCTCGCCTGTCGTGGGCGGGTTGATCTTTGTATTAGTCTTTGGTTCGAATGGGTGGTTTGGGCCGTGGCTGTCCGAACATGATATCAAAATCATTTTTGCGCTGCCAGGCATTGTCATTGCGACGCTGTTTATTACCTTCCCCTTTGTAGCGAGGGAGTTGATTCCACTTATGGAGGACCAGGGAATCCGGGAAGAGGAAGCAGCGGTTACGCTGGGTGCTTCCGGGTGGCGAATCTTCTGGAGTGTAACCTTGCCCAACATCAAATGGGGGCTGCTGTACGGTATTATTCTGTGTAATGCCCGTGCCATGGGCGAGTTCGGAGCGGTATCTGTGGTGTCCGGACATATCCGCGGAGAGACCAATACGCTACCGCTACATGTGGAGATTTTGTATAACGAATATCAATTCTCAGCTTCTTTTGCCGTAGCGTCACTGCTCCTGATTCTGGCTCTCGCCACGTTGTTGCTCAAGAGCTGGCTTGGTCACAAAGCCATTTCAGAAAAGTGA
- a CDS encoding YezD family protein has product MAKPLKVDEVWLDRIAGQLNDMEFGSLHIVVHEGQIVQMERTERKRFENTPSGSSSKSGSTARSSSARPLRGSNASAKG; this is encoded by the coding sequence ATGGCTAAGCCGTTAAAAGTGGATGAGGTATGGTTGGACCGAATTGCCGGACAGCTGAATGACATGGAGTTTGGTTCTTTACACATCGTGGTGCACGAAGGTCAGATTGTGCAGATGGAGAGAACCGAACGCAAGCGTTTTGAGAACACACCCTCAGGCAGCTCCTCCAAATCCGGAAGCACGGCACGAAGCAGTTCAGCCCGTCCATTGCGCGGATCGAATGCGAGTGCGAAGGGATAG
- a CDS encoding extracellular solute-binding protein, whose translation MNINLSRKLCLYTTILLLLVFTSGCTFSGGETAQVQQQDHLASAEKDTTPQYTISWTMHQNIPVPEDAEMIAYIEDRFDVDLEVWNLENKRYEELLDLELAQGKIPDLFRIRQPHDLLKYQMQGVLAEISPEVLEQYAPNIVQRIRDYDSRYLEYGKINGNIYGIPVINQTNIYRTPVVYREDWLKKLGLDVPKTLDEFETVMYAFAKDDPDGNGKQDTYGLSREGLNVVFGAFGQSVFTEQLYFNEKNNQLVIGALEPEMKKALEYMQKWYRDGIIDPEFITGENKGGYKHLSHAFINGKIGMTSMGNYYHWNQEGDYSVLNENGEETPAEPSFNVSELLQKNAAAKIVFGSPVIGPDGHSGTKGNNLLMNFIAIGAEAANEPGKLEKILEILDYVSANPDPVEQIKMEYGLPGKHWNWSAEDSKSFHLLRPYNRMENYTNMIGSSIGMMVPGAPSDKREQWAASAGLTENGIYNRLEVATPALIQYSSELIRMRDRAYISIITGDQPVGYFDTFVEEFKDAGGQQVLLEANHWYKEHKGTSRTQ comes from the coding sequence ATGAACATCAACCTTTCAAGAAAGCTATGTCTATATACCACAATACTTCTCCTTCTCGTATTTACAAGTGGGTGTACCTTTTCAGGTGGAGAAACAGCACAAGTGCAACAGCAGGACCATCTAGCAAGCGCTGAGAAGGATACAACACCGCAGTATACGATATCCTGGACCATGCATCAGAATATCCCTGTTCCTGAAGACGCGGAGATGATTGCATATATTGAGGATCGGTTTGATGTTGATCTGGAGGTGTGGAACCTTGAGAACAAGCGGTACGAGGAACTGCTGGATCTGGAGCTGGCTCAGGGAAAAATACCGGATCTGTTCCGGATCAGACAACCGCATGATCTGCTTAAGTATCAAATGCAAGGCGTGTTAGCGGAAATTTCCCCGGAAGTACTTGAACAATATGCGCCAAATATTGTACAGCGAATTCGCGATTATGACTCACGTTATCTGGAGTATGGAAAAATAAATGGCAACATCTATGGAATTCCGGTCATCAATCAGACCAACATCTATCGGACTCCTGTCGTATACCGAGAGGACTGGCTTAAGAAGCTGGGTCTGGACGTTCCGAAAACATTAGATGAATTTGAAACGGTCATGTATGCTTTTGCCAAAGATGATCCGGACGGAAATGGTAAACAGGATACGTATGGCCTATCCAGAGAGGGCTTAAATGTCGTATTTGGCGCCTTTGGACAATCTGTTTTTACCGAGCAGCTGTATTTTAATGAAAAAAACAACCAACTCGTGATCGGCGCTTTGGAGCCTGAGATGAAAAAAGCCTTGGAGTATATGCAGAAATGGTATCGGGATGGGATTATTGATCCTGAGTTTATAACGGGAGAGAATAAAGGTGGCTATAAACATCTGTCCCATGCTTTTATTAATGGCAAAATCGGGATGACCTCGATGGGAAATTACTATCATTGGAATCAAGAGGGAGACTACAGTGTCCTCAATGAAAATGGCGAGGAAACTCCGGCGGAACCCTCCTTCAATGTCAGTGAGTTACTACAGAAGAATGCAGCCGCCAAGATTGTATTCGGTTCTCCGGTTATAGGTCCTGATGGACATAGCGGAACCAAAGGGAATAATCTGCTGATGAATTTTATTGCTATAGGCGCTGAGGCTGCAAACGAGCCGGGAAAACTGGAGAAAATCTTGGAGATACTCGATTATGTAAGTGCCAACCCCGATCCGGTCGAGCAGATCAAAATGGAGTATGGCCTTCCAGGAAAGCACTGGAATTGGAGCGCTGAAGATTCAAAATCGTTCCACTTGCTTCGCCCATACAACCGAATGGAGAATTATACGAATATGATCGGCTCAAGTATTGGCATGATGGTTCCAGGTGCCCCCTCGGACAAACGTGAACAGTGGGCTGCATCTGCAGGGTTGACGGAGAATGGTATCTATAATCGCCTGGAGGTTGCAACCCCTGCCCTGATTCAATATTCATCGGAGTTGATTCGCATGAGAGACAGAGCGTATATCTCCATCATCACCGGCGACCAGCCTGTGGGGTATTTCGATACTTTTGTGGAAGAATTTAAGGATGCAGGTGGGCAACAGGTACTGCTTGAAGCGAATCATTGGTATAAAGAGCATAAGGGAACAAGTCGCACGCAATAG
- a CDS encoding helix-turn-helix domain-containing protein, whose translation MRKPFQSVRSKMVLSYLAVVLVIALLFGSIFYLFFSHQYSKEIRINNQLSLKSTVNTIESSVIQKVNQVYLSLALGNAPSIDLDSLKGNHSKILDIEQSLKNMVQNYSDLIEAIHVYDTENHFTVSSVYGLLLYEDTPSNVDHTTDWIAAMKGSSESSLWMKTRMVPQDAYIESRGQSNMSPIISYVHSYPFQSSGKDSKVMIAIDIKESAISQIIKNMLPADYANTLIIDQDGTVISAADKTLIGSSTEENLTHSLLSLHSSDESFAPVFNYDSSVVTQDQFKGNAWLIYTTTPNESFYYKLDSLKEISVLLGLLAVAVGIAMSSIFTTANYSPLKRILNNIKSRMDSPTSLKQDEYRFIDTTFNSLSNKVDSLEETLQANHKMIKHSIMLNMLNNRFTPEELTEQLQSVQISMDYSRFRCIVIDPVNEKWKDLQPRQLQHTLYTMIQQLEMADMEGTQLLAEELQDHKIAVIICTNQSEEPLSNHIVDFIHTEARSRFGLEFVLSLGGWVEHFTKIHRSYHQANALIRYSYFFPDQSAIQDLDLLNREASSLEIPESYLVNFEKKLQNRDVQGSVMAIQELVATIKEGPYSAEYSRIILLKTVSIYAECIHQVRLQPAEASSLNLYKQFSLFYNINRYSEWMIHLVTEFVMHMEKRSEVRSVDTISAVKAYIHEHLSGDLTLDHVSEQVFISPKYLSKLFKEETGIVYSEYVTNQRMERARELMTQREITVEQVASTVGYRTPAYFIKKFKEIHGCTPKNFMRSLMEQGSI comes from the coding sequence ATGCGTAAGCCATTTCAGTCTGTGAGATCCAAGATGGTTCTTTCCTACCTCGCTGTCGTGCTTGTCATTGCGCTTCTTTTCGGCTCCATTTTCTATCTCTTCTTCTCCCATCAATACAGCAAAGAGATCCGAATCAATAATCAATTGTCGCTGAAAAGCACGGTTAATACTATTGAGAGCTCTGTGATCCAGAAGGTGAATCAGGTCTATCTGTCCCTGGCACTCGGTAACGCTCCAAGTATCGATTTAGATAGCTTAAAAGGAAACCACAGCAAAATTTTGGACATCGAACAGTCCCTCAAAAATATGGTGCAAAACTATTCCGATCTCATTGAAGCTATTCATGTGTACGATACGGAAAATCATTTCACAGTCTCCTCTGTATATGGTCTGTTGCTCTATGAGGACACGCCATCGAATGTGGATCATACCACGGATTGGATTGCCGCAATGAAAGGGTCCAGTGAGAGTTCCTTATGGATGAAGACTCGCATGGTTCCTCAGGATGCATATATCGAATCGCGGGGACAGAGCAACATGAGCCCTATCATTTCCTATGTCCACAGTTACCCGTTTCAATCTTCTGGAAAAGACAGCAAGGTCATGATTGCGATTGATATCAAAGAGTCAGCGATCAGTCAGATCATTAAGAATATGCTCCCTGCTGACTATGCAAATACATTAATCATCGATCAGGATGGAACTGTCATCTCTGCCGCAGACAAAACGTTGATAGGCAGCTCTACGGAAGAGAATTTGACTCATTCACTGCTCTCCCTTCATTCTTCAGATGAGAGCTTCGCGCCTGTATTTAACTATGACTCTTCTGTTGTTACTCAAGATCAATTTAAAGGAAATGCATGGCTGATCTACACGACCACGCCTAATGAAAGCTTCTACTATAAGCTGGATAGCTTGAAAGAGATATCGGTTCTTCTTGGCTTGCTGGCTGTCGCGGTTGGGATAGCAATGTCGTCCATTTTTACCACAGCCAATTATAGTCCTCTTAAGCGAATCCTGAATAACATCAAGAGCCGGATGGACAGCCCAACCAGCCTCAAGCAGGACGAATACCGGTTCATCGATACAACGTTTAACAGTCTGTCCAATAAAGTTGATAGTCTTGAAGAAACCTTGCAGGCCAATCATAAGATGATTAAACATAGTATCATGCTTAACATGTTGAATAACCGATTTACACCGGAAGAGCTGACGGAGCAACTGCAATCTGTTCAGATTTCGATGGATTATTCCCGCTTCCGCTGCATCGTCATTGACCCCGTCAATGAGAAGTGGAAAGATCTGCAGCCACGACAGTTGCAGCATACGCTGTACACGATGATTCAGCAACTTGAGATGGCAGACATGGAAGGAACTCAACTGCTGGCGGAGGAATTGCAGGATCACAAAATAGCAGTGATTATCTGTACTAACCAATCCGAAGAACCTCTCTCTAATCACATTGTGGACTTTATTCACACGGAGGCAAGAAGCAGATTTGGCCTTGAATTTGTACTTTCATTAGGCGGATGGGTAGAACACTTCACGAAGATTCACAGAAGCTACCATCAGGCTAATGCCTTGATTCGATACAGCTACTTCTTTCCCGATCAGTCTGCCATTCAGGATCTTGATCTGCTGAACAGGGAAGCCAGCAGTCTGGAGATTCCGGAGTCATACCTCGTAAACTTTGAGAAGAAATTACAGAATCGGGATGTGCAAGGTTCGGTTATGGCCATTCAGGAATTGGTAGCGACAATAAAGGAAGGCCCCTATTCAGCCGAATACAGTCGTATCATCTTATTAAAAACGGTATCTATATACGCTGAATGTATTCATCAGGTGCGCCTGCAACCTGCCGAGGCGAGTTCATTGAATTTGTACAAGCAGTTTTCATTGTTCTACAATATCAATCGCTATTCCGAATGGATGATCCATCTCGTGACTGAATTTGTGATGCACATGGAGAAACGAAGCGAGGTACGGAGTGTGGATACCATATCGGCGGTCAAAGCCTATATTCACGAGCACTTGTCGGGCGATCTCACGCTCGATCATGTCTCAGAGCAAGTATTCATCAGCCCTAAATATCTCAGTAAACTCTTCAAAGAAGAAACAGGGATCGTCTATTCCGAATATGTTACGAATCAGCGAATGGAACGCGCCCGGGAACTCATGACACAACGTGAAATTACGGTTGAGCAGGTCGCAAGTACGGTCGGTTACCGTACCCCTGCCTATTTCATTAAGAAGTTCAAAGAAATTCACGGCTGTACGCCAAAAAACTTCATGCGCAGTCTAATGGAACAGGGGTCTATATAA
- a CDS encoding S-layer homology domain-containing protein — MRKPLKKSLALLLMLSMVGPTFAEKSFAADQKIQFSDIKGHWAEANIQAWGDEGLIRGYLDRSFKPNTYITRAEFMNLVNGAFGYSGQAKITFNDVSESAWYYEAISIANANGYIDGYTDGTMKPQDPITRQEAAKVIAGILNLELNETAANVFSDSSSIAAWSKGAVGGAAAAKIIAGYADGSFKPLNSITRAEAVSALVKAVETDSTTAAKPAKPKGTATVLNVNPPADEARLSAVKHGANAGDDTLKNIAETNPFIDILDGFDQVWSMNQADWRDGTAATKIGADGKNAKYGDGPSPYYDGFKNDPTVAVADQKTYANEEIRNKATWEANIKYVEKVTQNRTAEETLAAYYDDQRDKIYSVMEGFGPLANTYVDIIKPKTNVERTVDEMNVVLTEETVEDESQGIGDWDAKTELSDLIHLVDLVRFKIPASSNPSKYFYSSPRPWRMNSNGEVKEVVDSKGLPVWETLGEGEKKEVPLASGGTKSTGEKHYQQYETNVKLIPALTYVKRIAEDGRGKDGGFPSGHTSAAYLSVFPLAYATPERFSELLTRAAQLGENRVVAGMHSPLDVIGGRIQSTAMAAYALNQAENREVLEKGYENAGEVFGAAAKEKNMSLYEYAHTVTEDYTFKSAYDEHKWEDHDANKAFYREKMTYGLPQTGTKGLAPVVPQGAEALLETRQPYLTDEQRRQVLYTTSIDSGYPVLDESKGWGRIDLVTAADGYGAFLNNVTVDMDASKGRFNAQDWWRNDITGSGMLTKKGTGTLTLTGKNSYTGGTLLQAGTLVAESAMAFGTGDLYVENGTVVVNVDGALNLNRNFTMDKGTLELVVADGNSQLNVGRKLYIDGGSLKLDLSNYKIEGSKDITLITANGVTGEFDSVTADGYNVTVTYENGRVIAHVAAK; from the coding sequence ATGAGAAAACCACTTAAAAAGTCACTGGCACTACTTCTAATGTTGTCTATGGTAGGTCCGACATTTGCAGAGAAGAGTTTTGCAGCCGATCAGAAGATTCAGTTCTCTGATATTAAGGGACACTGGGCGGAAGCGAATATTCAAGCATGGGGTGATGAAGGATTAATTCGAGGTTACCTGGATCGTTCATTTAAACCGAACACGTATATTACCAGAGCAGAATTTATGAATTTGGTAAACGGTGCTTTTGGATATTCCGGACAAGCTAAAATTACCTTTAACGATGTGTCTGAGAGTGCATGGTATTACGAAGCCATTTCTATTGCAAATGCAAATGGATATATAGATGGATACACCGATGGCACCATGAAGCCGCAAGATCCGATCACCCGTCAAGAAGCAGCTAAAGTGATTGCCGGTATTCTAAATTTGGAATTGAATGAAACAGCAGCGAATGTCTTTAGCGATTCATCATCTATTGCAGCTTGGAGCAAGGGAGCTGTAGGTGGAGCGGCAGCAGCGAAAATTATTGCTGGATATGCAGATGGAAGCTTCAAGCCGCTTAATTCCATTACGCGTGCCGAAGCAGTATCAGCACTCGTTAAGGCTGTAGAGACAGATTCGACTACAGCTGCCAAACCAGCTAAGCCAAAGGGAACGGCAACCGTACTGAATGTTAATCCCCCAGCAGATGAAGCTCGGTTGTCCGCCGTGAAGCACGGAGCCAATGCTGGAGACGACACCTTGAAAAATATTGCGGAGACCAATCCGTTTATTGATATTTTGGACGGTTTTGATCAAGTATGGTCCATGAACCAAGCGGACTGGAGAGATGGAACGGCGGCAACCAAAATTGGAGCTGACGGAAAAAATGCAAAGTATGGAGATGGACCGTCCCCATATTATGATGGCTTTAAGAATGATCCAACCGTAGCTGTCGCTGATCAGAAAACATATGCAAATGAAGAGATCCGAAACAAAGCGACTTGGGAAGCCAATATCAAATATGTAGAAAAGGTCACGCAAAATCGCACGGCTGAAGAGACATTGGCAGCCTACTATGATGACCAAAGAGATAAGATCTATAGCGTGATGGAGGGCTTTGGTCCGTTGGCTAACACGTATGTAGATATCATCAAGCCAAAGACAAACGTTGAACGAACGGTGGACGAGATGAATGTGGTATTGACCGAAGAAACGGTGGAAGATGAAAGCCAAGGCATTGGAGATTGGGATGCAAAAACGGAGCTTTCAGACTTGATCCATTTAGTTGATCTGGTTCGATTCAAAATTCCTGCCTCATCTAATCCCTCTAAATATTTCTACTCTTCCCCTAGACCGTGGAGAATGAATTCCAATGGAGAAGTGAAAGAAGTTGTTGACAGCAAAGGACTGCCTGTATGGGAAACCTTGGGTGAAGGTGAGAAAAAAGAAGTACCTTTGGCTTCAGGCGGAACCAAATCAACAGGAGAAAAACATTACCAGCAATACGAAACCAACGTTAAGCTTATTCCTGCGTTAACTTATGTCAAACGAATCGCTGAGGATGGAAGAGGAAAAGATGGCGGATTTCCGAGCGGACATACCAGTGCAGCTTATTTATCCGTATTTCCTTTGGCATACGCTACACCAGAACGATTCTCTGAATTGTTAACGAGAGCAGCTCAGTTGGGCGAGAATCGAGTCGTAGCAGGGATGCACTCACCACTTGATGTTATAGGAGGAAGAATACAATCCACAGCCATGGCTGCATATGCACTTAATCAGGCTGAGAACAGAGAAGTGTTAGAGAAAGGCTATGAGAATGCAGGGGAAGTATTTGGAGCTGCAGCCAAGGAAAAAAATATGAGTCTGTATGAATATGCACATACCGTAACAGAGGATTACACGTTTAAGAGTGCTTACGATGAACACAAATGGGAAGATCATGACGCCAATAAAGCCTTCTATAGAGAGAAGATGACGTATGGTCTGCCACAAACCGGAACCAAAGGTTTGGCTCCAGTCGTACCGCAAGGAGCAGAAGCCCTGTTAGAAACGCGTCAGCCGTATTTAACAGATGAGCAGCGCAGACAAGTACTGTATACAACATCGATTGATTCCGGTTATCCGGTTCTGGATGAATCCAAGGGCTGGGGTAGAATTGATCTGGTGACGGCTGCAGATGGATACGGAGCATTCTTGAACAACGTAACTGTGGATATGGACGCATCCAAAGGACGTTTCAATGCACAAGACTGGTGGAGAAATGATATCACGGGTAGCGGAATGCTGACGAAAAAGGGAACAGGAACCCTTACATTGACAGGGAAAAATAGCTATACTGGCGGAACATTGCTGCAAGCAGGAACACTGGTAGCTGAATCCGCAATGGCTTTTGGTACAGGTGATCTGTATGTAGAAAATGGAACAGTTGTTGTGAATGTCGATGGAGCATTAAACTTGAATAGAAACTTCACCATGGATAAGGGTACGCTGGAGTTGGTTGTCGCTGATGGCAACAGTCAACTGAATGTCGGCAGAAAGCTCTATATTGATGGAGGAAGTCTCAAACTCGACTTGTCCAATTATAAGATTGAAGGTTCCAAAGATATTACGTTAATCACGGCGAATGGAGTTACAGGTGAATTCGACAGTGTAACGGCAGATGGTTATAACGTTACGGTCACATACGAAAATGGTCGTGTCATTGCACATGTTGCAGCCAAATAA
- a CDS encoding GNAT family N-acetyltransferase: protein MDHVSIEHTPPAAVEYLALRQIAGLSAMSREGAEIGLPNSLFAVCLREEDMLIGMGRVIGDGGCFFQVVDIAVHPDVQGMGYGKLIMSEIMNYLRKAVPARGLVSLLADVPADQLYAQFGFEYTSPKSEGMWWRQGD, encoded by the coding sequence ATGGATCATGTGAGTATTGAACACACACCACCCGCAGCAGTGGAGTATCTTGCCTTGCGGCAGATTGCCGGCCTTAGTGCAATGAGCAGGGAAGGGGCGGAGATTGGATTACCGAATAGCCTGTTTGCCGTATGTCTGCGTGAAGAGGATATGCTGATAGGCATGGGGCGAGTGATTGGAGATGGAGGTTGTTTCTTTCAGGTCGTCGATATTGCTGTACACCCGGATGTTCAGGGAATGGGGTATGGAAAACTGATCATGAGCGAAATTATGAATTATCTGCGTAAAGCAGTACCTGCCCGTGGTTTGGTCAGTCTTCTGGCGGATGTTCCGGCTGATCAACTTTATGCTCAATTTGGATTTGAATACACCAGCCCAAAATCGGAGGGTATGTGGTGGAGGCAGGGAGACTAG
- a CDS encoding ribbon-helix-helix domain-containing protein — translation MYNDQKAQFNQMVERSVEQANKNLSGAKGVVSVRLSQEEIDIIDQLVFLELAKNRSDATAMLIREGIRTHQALLNEIREYTAELERVKAKIQQTIRDSGLVARLHRNSDEESITYDGEVREKDEK, via the coding sequence ATGTACAATGACCAGAAAGCTCAGTTTAACCAGATGGTGGAACGATCTGTGGAGCAGGCGAACAAAAATCTTTCGGGAGCTAAGGGAGTTGTTTCCGTTCGATTAAGTCAGGAGGAGATTGATATCATAGATCAGCTTGTATTTCTTGAGTTAGCCAAAAACCGTTCTGACGCAACTGCGATGTTGATTAGGGAAGGCATACGAACACATCAGGCCTTATTAAACGAGATACGTGAGTATACAGCTGAACTGGAACGGGTAAAAGCCAAGATACAACAGACCATTCGAGATTCAGGTTTAGTAGCGCGTCTGCATCGTAATAGTGATGAAGAATCTATTACGTACGATGGAGAGGTGCGTGAAAAAGATGAAAAGTGA